Proteins from a single region of Stappia sp. ES.058:
- the pal gene encoding peptidoglycan-associated lipoprotein Pal produces the protein MMHFGMQGRGVRFAAVVAGTLLLAACAQTKPDGLTGNVQPGTGQDFVVNVGDRVFFAEDQTTLSAQATATLNKQVQWLQSYGRYTVTIEGHADERGTRQYNIALGGRRANAVRDYLVSRGISASRVKTISYGKERPVAVCNDESCWTQNRRAVTVLNNAGS, from the coding sequence ATGATGCATTTCGGGATGCAGGGACGGGGCGTACGTTTCGCCGCCGTCGTCGCGGGCACGCTGTTGCTCGCCGCCTGCGCACAGACCAAGCCGGACGGTCTGACGGGCAATGTCCAGCCGGGCACCGGCCAGGACTTCGTCGTCAATGTCGGTGACCGCGTGTTCTTTGCCGAGGACCAGACGACCTTGTCGGCACAGGCGACGGCGACGCTAAACAAGCAGGTCCAGTGGCTGCAGAGCTACGGTCGCTACACGGTCACGATCGAAGGCCATGCCGACGAGCGCGGCACGCGTCAGTACAACATCGCCCTTGGTGGGCGTCGCGCCAACGCTGTGCGCGATTATCTCGTCTCGCGCGGGATTTCGGCAAGCCGCGTCAAGACGATTTCCTATGGCAAGGAACGTCCGGTTGCCGTTTGCAACGACGAATCCTGCTGGACGCAGAACCGTCGGGCGGTCACGGTGCTGAACAACGCCGGCAGCTGA